The following proteins are co-located in the Paroedura picta isolate Pp20150507F chromosome 18, Ppicta_v3.0, whole genome shotgun sequence genome:
- the CTXN2 gene encoding cortexin-2 has product MSSSYCNNGTVTMSVNEVSTFPLTLEQKTGFAFVGILCVFLGLLIIRCFKILLDPYSSMPSSTWEDEVEGLDKGTFEYALA; this is encoded by the coding sequence ATGAGCAGTAGCTACTGCAACAACGGGACGGTGACCATGAGCGTCAACGAGgtgtccacctttcccctgactCTGGAGCAAAAAACCGGCTTTGCCTTCGTGGGGATTCTGTGCGTCTTCTTGGGACTTCTGATTATCAGATGCTTCAAAATCCTTCTGGACCCTTACAGCAGTATGCCGTCTTCCACCTGGGAGGACGAGGTGGAAGGGCTGGACAAGGGGACGTTTGAATATGCACTTGCATGA